A stretch of the Papaver somniferum cultivar HN1 chromosome 6, ASM357369v1, whole genome shotgun sequence genome encodes the following:
- the LOC113291916 gene encoding uncharacterized protein LOC113291916: MNFQVLKLPEFDEKTDDPDHHVLHYETSMTLWQYNDDLMCKMFPQPLTGGAVMWFNQLPAQSIGTYHKLVDELCAHYKYNRRDRNGCHTLFLLAIRKEESIRKFNRCFKQEVADVDGANGKVVIAAYTQAYQYDQRGVYGSLVKRPSNTLEEMYDRAEEYARGGDDSKARGTRDVNRSSNHPNEGKKDKSKNRASGQHND, from the coding sequence ATGAATTTTCAAGTTCTCAAGCTGCCAGAATTCGATGAGAAAACAGATGATCCAGATCATCATGTTTTACACTATGAAACTTCCATGACTTTGTGGCAGTACAACGATGATTTGATGTGCAAGATGTTTCCACAACCACTGACTGGTGGAGCAGTAATGTGGTTCAATCAGCTACCGGCACAGTCGATCGGGACTTACCATAAGCTTGTTGACGAATTATGTGCTCACTACAAATACAACAGACGTGATCGGAACGGATGCCACACATTGTTCCTTCTGGCAATTCGGAAGGAGGAAAGCATCCGAAAATTTAATCGATGCTTCAAGCAAGAGGTGGCCGATGTGGATGGTGCCAACGGGAAAGTCGTCATCGCGGCTTATACACAGGCATACCAGTATGATCAAAGGGGTGTGTACGGTTCCTTGGTTAAGAGACCATCAAATACTTTGGAAGAAATGTATGATCGAGCAGAAGAATACGCTCGAGGGGGGGATGACTCCAAAGCTCGAGGGACGAGAGATGTTAACAGATCATCCAACCATCCAAATGAGGGGAAGAAAGACAAGTCAAAGAACCGTGCGAGTGGACAGCATAACGATTGA
- the LOC113291915 gene encoding DEAD-box ATP-dependent RNA helicase 21-like — MAVIKQTARMVDSGSDSQQHKRREAERQEIKVQSAPSVPTGNRRGQDRSHDKVLDRDHAHNRSLDHGRDRDRFRDRTPDLNRRREKKPVIDNERMDVDRENPQVRGNRGHVFGIPPRRNGDRQDLQDGRTATRSTEEELLLNRLNDLEKENALLRLERENQAWPRSGNLKNQMGRSVWQRLGSRVSPQAADQNREVIDLDRP, encoded by the coding sequence ATGGCAGTAATCAAACAGACTGCACGAATGGTCGATTCTGGTAGCGATTCTCAACAGCACAAGAGACGCGAAGCTGAAAGGCAAGAAATTAAGGTTCAGTCAGCCCCATCAGTACCCACTGGAAACAGGCGGGGTCAAGATCGTTCTCATGACAAAGTCTTAGATCGAGATCATGCTCATAACAGATCCCTGGATCATGGACGAGATCGAGATCGTTTCCGTGACAGAACTCCAGATCTGAATCGGAGAAGGGAAAAaaaaccagtgatcgataacgaAAGAATGGATGTTGATAGGGAAAATCCACAAGTTCGAGGAAACAGAGGGCATGTGTTCGGCATCCCGCCTAGGAGGAATGGCGACCGACAGGACCTGCAAGATGGTCGCACTGCGACTCGTAGTACAGAGGAAGAACTGTTACTCAATCGGCTGAACGATTTGGAGAAGGAGAACGCTCTCCTGAGATTAGAACGTGAAAACCAAGCTTGGCCTAGGTCTGGTAATCTGAAAAACCAGATGGGTAGGTCTGTATGGCAGCGCCTTGGAAGTCGAGTTAGCCCGCAAGCTGCAGACCAAAACAGAGAAGTGATCGATCTTGATCGGCCATAG